Below is a window of Brassica napus cultivar Da-Ae chromosome A5, Da-Ae, whole genome shotgun sequence DNA.
AAAGAAACGAagatattaccaaaaaaaaaaagaaacgaagaAAACACACAACATTAAAAAGCTAGCTAGTATTAAAAAAGGATGAACAAACAAGGACGGTGACGTGGTAGAATCTAATATTAGCGAAAGAGGAGCGGACAGTAGTTTAAATTTCCGCACCTTCCGTTGTTGGGTTCTTTGTACAAGAGTGGTGGCATAAGCCGTAATTAACAACCACCTCCGAGCCCTTTTTCAAAACCGGTCGTAGTCCCTTGACTCCTTGGTGATCTTTTCTCTCGGCCATTAATACACCTTTCTCCACTGTTTATAAAACCCCCGAAGCTTCATGATAGGTGGTAAgctgtcttcttcttctatctccTTTCCAGCAAACtttctgaaaatatataaaaatcttgATAGGTGGGTGGATTTTACAACTTGCATTGTAttctgattatttttttgtaagtttGTAATGTTCTCTTGtctgattgtttatttttttaattccttCCTGAGTTTTGAGCTATCATGGtcggaagtttttttttttctttttttacagtGTATATAATATACGAGATGCTTCTAAAAATAaagcttctttctttttttatattttaaatccagCTATAAGTCagattcttagttttttttaatctattaatTAATCTCTCAACCCTTAGTGTGTTAAGTAATTAAACATTAAGGATTTCTCAGCTTCGagtctttttaaaaaaagttcaaGACATTTTTTCCATAGTTTGCTTCTCTTTTGATCAATATATTGTGTTATGTCAAGTGCTTAAATTCTTTATCATCCTAAAATATTTTCCTAAAGTCTTTGATCATATAACTGCAGGTGAGTATGTTTGCCAAGAAATCTGTTCTGATGTTATCACCATATGATCTCTAATGGTGACTAATCTATGGTAACACCAGATTGGtgaaattcaatatttattGAATCAAGAACACACACAACAGGAGGGGGATATAGATTATCTTTAAGGTGTCACAAAATGGAAAAGAAACTTAAAAACTCTAATAACCTGTCTCTGATAAGAATGTTAAGAGGTATCATATGTCTGATGGTGTTGGTTTCAACAGCTTTTATGATGTTGATTTTCTGGGGGTTCCTATCAGCTGTAGTGATGAGGCTTTTCAGCTTACACTACAGCCGTAAATGTGTTTATTTCTTCTTTGGCTCCTGGCTCGCCTTGTGGCCTTTCCTCTTTGAGAAGATCAATAGAACCAAAGTTATCTTCTCAGGGGATAAGGTTCCTTGTGAGTCACGAGTGTTGCTCATTGCCAATCACCGAACAGAGGTTGACTGGATGTACTTCTGGGATCTTGCACTGCGTAAAGGTCAGATTGGGAATATGAAGTATGTCCTTAAGAGCAGTCTGATGAAGTTGCCTCTGTTCGGTTGGGCGTTTCACCTCTTTGAGTTTATCCCCGTTGAGCGGAAATGGAAAGTAGATGAAGCAAACTTGAGGCAGATGGTTTCCAGTTTTAAGGATCCTCGAGATGGTTTATGGCTTGGTCTTTTTCCCGAGGGCACAGATTACACGTAAGTTCCCCTCTTCTTTGGACTTCTTTAGAAACCTTTTGGTTAAAAGCATTTTTACCATGCAGAGAGGCTAAATGCGAAAGGAGCAAGAAGTTTGCAGCTGAGAATGGCCTTCCAGAACTGAACAATGTGTTGCTTCCCAAGACAAAAGGTTTTGTCTCCTGCTTGGAAGAATTGGATTCCTCACTTGATGCAGGTTTGTTTATATACTTTTGCTGGTTTGCATCAGTGATTTAACCAAACTCTTTTGCAACTATTTGCACTTGTTGCAGTTTATGATGTGACCATCGGTTACAAAACCCGTTGTCCGTCTTTCTTAGACAATGTCTATGGTACTGAACCATCAGAAGTTCACATCCACATCCGTCGAATCAGCCAAAACCAAATCCCAAATGAAGAAAAGGAAATCAATGCTTGGTTAATGAACACATTCCAGATCAAAGACCAGCTGCTCAGTGAGTTCTACTCTCGTGGCCATTTCCCTAACGAAGGAACAGAAAAAGAGTTCAGCACAATAAAGCAACTCATAAACTGCTTGGCGGTGATTGTGTTCACGATCATCTGCACGCATCTCACCTTCTTCTCGTCGATGATCTGGTTCAAGATATATGTCTCTTTGGTCTGTGCCTACTTGACCTATGCTACTCATTTCAATCTTCGTCCTGCGCCTCTTGTTGAGACTGCAAAGAAAAGCTTCTATAGTAAAAAATTGAACTTTTAATGTTATGTCATTTCGCATGATGgaataatgtttttcttttagtatatattttgagGTTAAGACTCTATCCAACTTCTACTTATGAAATGTGAATCCAAGCTGCAATAAATGAACTCTTACTCTTATCTTATATGTCTTCATTGATTCATCTACACATGTTAGCTCACAGCTTGGCAGGTACAGAACACAAAAATACAACCATAAGACACCTTTGACTGCTACTTAACTCACAGAAGCACTACAGTTTCACCACAAGCAGAATAAAATATCGTTTATTCTCAATAAAAAATTGTCAAATTGGGATAGGATAATACGTCCAAGATATATCAAAAGTACAAGAAGTTGCATATGAAAGCAATTAAATTTGAGTCCCCAATAAAGTTTGAGGACACCAAAGAAGGCCCGTGACAAGTTAGCACATTGGAACGAAAGTAATGCCAATGTCTCACGGGTGTTCTTACTTTATATTACATTAAAAGTATCATAAGACAACAAAAGAATATCGATTACACTACATCTACATGTATAGTATAGACCATCTCATACATTCGATATTCCCCTACATATGCACTTAAATAGATATGCACATGAGATTAGTTCTGAGATTAGTCACAAGATTATTGTCTTATATGATACTAGGGACCCATGTTTTCAAGttattatgataattttataGATCTAATCTCACCAGTAACGTGCCTATCCTCTCTATATAAACCATTTGAAGCAGGTAACCTAGCCTATCCTAAGCTAAGAAATAGCAAACCATCTAGTACTTGCAAAACAATCTCTCAAAATACTCAAAGCAATGGAGCCAAACACTAAGCTTGTCCTTATTACCTTGGTTCTTGCCTTGACACTCACGGCAGCAACGGGAGAGTTCTGTGGTATGAGCGTTTCTGATCTGTACTCTTGCAAGCCCTATGTGCAGAGTAAGAACCCAGTGACCTCCGCGATTGATCCCAAGGGCCCTTGCTGCACTGCCCTGTCAAAGGCTGACTTCCAGTGTCTCTGCAAGcagaaaaccaaaaccaatccTTTTCTCAGTTCGATCGACCTCGACCTCGCTTCTAAACTCCCGGAGAAGTGTGGATTATCTGGTGCAACTTGCTAAGACAGGTTTCCTTTTCGAAGGTTTCGCTTTgtgttttgattttcttttatgaATCCATTGTTCTTGTACTGTTTCTGTTGCCGTTGTTGTTCTGTGTTGGTGTGTGATGTTGTTTCAGTTGTTGTCTTAACTCCATTGTATTGTGTTGCTTGATttcttcaaaataataaaacaaaaaaaagtattagtAAGAGTGATTGCAAAAAGGAAACATACATTCAGCTCTAGAACATGTTAAACGGCACAATGagtaatgaaaacaaaacagagGTTCCATTAGCACTCACATGACCTTGTATGGGTGAGCTAAGTTAAGACTTAACATGCCCTTCCATGATTCCATCAATGGAGGAAGTTTTATACAACCACTTTGGATAAGAAAGCTTAGGTTTCTTGCTTCTGAATCTTCTGGCTGATGCAACAGCTTCAAAAGAGCGATCATCCAACAGAGGCAAGTAAAACAGAATGTGGACACTCAAAACAGTGATGACCAACAATCACTGATGATGAGAAGAACACTGAGAAAGCTATCTGCGAAAAAGAATCCAAGTACTAAAAATCAGTGaaactacacaaaaacaaaCAGAGAACATGGACCTCAAGTCCTCTGAGTATTCTATAATAATGTACAAAAAATTGATACCTCTTTCTTAAGCAATCATTTCAGTCGAATCCTTAGTCACAAAATGTAGCATAGAATATATAGCTTCAGTTCTGAAATGCGAACTATCAGAGGACCTAAACATATGAAGTTGATTATCAATATATGCCCAGCTGCACCCATAAAACTTTCCCAGCTCCTTCCCTCTCATACGATTCCGTATCTGTCTCATCTCATCCCATCTACCAGACGAGGCATAAGAGTTAGCAAGGTGAATATACCGAGACCCGTTACATCCATCAATGTCTAACAGTTTCTCTTCCACTTCCTTCACAAGCTCTGTACTCTTGTTCAAGTTACAAGCATTTAAAAACGCTCCAAGAATAACagcatcttcttcagattcatCAATACCTTTCATTAGTTCTATGGCTTCGTCTAATCTATTGGTCTTTCCGTACAAATCTATCATGCAGGTATAGTGACCAACCTCGGGGGATATATTGCAAACCTCTGTCATCGACTTGAAGTACTTCTCACCCTCTAGAACTAAGCCACGGTGACGACAAGCTGATAGGAGCGCTATAAACGTGATCTCATCCGGCTTGAGTCCAGCTTCAGTCATATCTTCAAAGAGCTGGAAAGAGTTTTCGTCATGTCCATGATGAGCATAACCAGATATCATAGCGTTGTACATAACTGTATCTCTCTCGAAGCTACTATCAAAGACCTTTGCAGCATACTCAACGTTCCCGCATTTTGAATACATGTCAACAAAAGCAGTCACAAGTTTCTTATCCATTAAAATCCTCGTTCTCAAGCTGTGACCGTGAATCTCCTTCCCCGGTTCGATTGAAGCTTGTAAAGAGCATGCACCAAGGATGCTAACCATGACCGAAGAATCAGTAACTTTGTTCTCCTTGGCTATAAACTCACGTGCAAGTTCAAGGACATAATCAGGTTGACATACTTTGAGATATCCCAAGAACATTGCACTCCACACCACTAGATTCTTCTCGGAGAAAGAATCAAACAACCTCTTCGCTTCCACCATCTTGCCCTGAGACGAGTAACCCACAATCATCGAAGAAGTTGAATACAAGTCGCCAAAACCATATAACAAATGGACAGACTCTGCATACTTCATATCTCCACACTTACAGTAAACATCAACAATCCCATTGCTTataaacttattagaatatgatcCGATCTTCACCACCCGACCATGCACTTCCTTTCCAATCTTCAAGCTCTTCAAACTACTCACAACATTTAGTACAGCCGCGGTTGTGTGTTCATCCCATTTCAACCCACTTTCCTCCATACTAACAGCAATCTTCAAAGCTTCTTCATCAAATCCATTCTCCGCATATCCCCAAATCAATGTATTCCAAGAAACTGTATTATTCATTTCTGGATTCCTCCAGAATATACTCAAAGCTCTGTCAATGTCACCTTCTCTACAATAAGCAGCAACCATCGCGTTCTTAGCCACACCATCAATAACCTCAACACACGATCCATCAAAGACACTACAAACTTCCTTAAACTTCCCACATTTTGAGTACATGTGAACGAGAGAACTCACAGCAAACTTGCTTGCATCATTCCCTGTTTTCACCATAACGCCATGCAACTGCTCACCATAAAACGCGTTGGTTAGCTTCGCAGAGAGTTTGAGCATTATGGTGAGAGTGAAATCGTCAATCCAAACCCCGTCCTCTTCTTTCCTTTGCATCTCACCAAACATCTCAATGGCTTCACTCTCACACCCATCAGCTTTGGCAAACCCTGAAAGCAGAGTGTTATAGGTTACCAAATCTCGTTTAGAAATAACCGTTCTGAACAGTTTATTCGCTTCTTTCAAATCGTTGGACTTTACGTAGGCCGAGATCATAGCGTTCCATGAGTAAACGTTTCTCTCaggcatttcgtcgaacacctTCCGAGCTTCCTGTAATAAGCCATTTCTTGAGTAGATATTAACGAGATGGTTCGAGGAGACTGTTGTCAGGGCTAAACCAGCTTTAATGGAACGAGTGTGATGCAAAAACCCGTGTTTTACGGAATTCATGCTAAGCTTCAGACAAGATTCAAAGATTTCAGCATGAAGTCACCATAGGCGGAGCGTGACGTCATGCGCTGATGCAGAGCATAGAGAGAGGCCGCCGGAGAGAGCAAACAACTCGTCTCTATAGCTGGGCTTTAAGGTCCAAGCCCGTTAGTAAACTGATTAACTAATCTTTTATATTTGTACTCTTTTTTATATCAAAGTTTTTCTTGAtactcaaaattttcaaaaaaattatccttaaggagatatattatatatatttatttcgtTCAAACTCggttatataatttaattcgtATATCATGCTTACGAGTCGCGTGAAAATCATGGTTTACTTTAAGCATATTCAAGTGTTCATACCACTTTTGTAACCtatattgaaaaagaaaaaaaaaacttttcgaAGACAGTTAGACAGGGCATCCTCAATTTATATTCAAATGTATATAGTATATACCCACTTTACGATCTTATTTTATAGAGACTAGGGTGtggtccgcgcttcgcgcggagtGTGTTATTAGATGTTGTTTGATTATTAGGTGGTGTTACGAAGTTTCTCGCTATAATGATTTATTCCAAATAAAAACTGATGTGTACATGTTATTCCAAACCCACCTTACCAGCTACGCATACTCAGGTCTTAACCATGAGGGTCTTCGGGATATGGTTTattattagtttcttttttttgtgctaAAACCAACTACACCACGAAACCTTGTGCTTTTGTTGCATATTTCATGTGTTGTGTGGCagtatttatcatttttgttgCATGTTTTGTCTTTGGTTTCATACTTAATGTTTTAGCGGTGATTATGATATGGTAAATTAGTCATGGTGATCGTTAGTTTGTCGAATTAGTGGGTGGTAGTCTGGAATTGTTTATGGTAATGGTATGTTTATGTGTTTCGTAATTATTAAGTAGCtattcctttttaatttttataattgttgaGGAGGATGGTCAGCTTGGGTTTTCATTGTAACAAACTTACGATCCAATTTATCCAAATCTTTGGACTCACATATATAATTTGTTGATGGCCAGTCGGCAAAATTCATAgaatattatttctttagtTTGAGGGTTTATTTAGGTGTCgacaatatattatttgagtGTAGTGGTGGTTTTATTTATATCTTTTGTACCTTAAGTTCACGCTCTCTAATcctaaatttattaatagaaaatttattttaaaaaccgaGTTTATGCCggattattatgttaaaactaCATGTGCAAGGAAAACAGTTATGGTATTTTAGGCAAGTAGAACTGTGCAGAAGTGACGACCTCACCTACTTTTGGAGATTTAGGAGATACATATTTCGTAGTTAGTAGGTCAAAGTTAGGAGCTTAGTTGTAGAATTAAGAGTTAAAACTTTAAGTTTGGACCaatatgaaaacaatatttAGGAGATACATAATTCCCGACGGGTACTGCAgtaatacatacatatatgtgtgcCATTAACCCTTTAACCCTTAGAAGTGGCTGTCAAaaaaaatccttaaaaaaatGGAATGACATACCATCTCTGGTATCGTGAAGCTCATAAAAGAAGTTAAGAGAAAGGCAAACGATAAAAAATATCTACAGGAAGAGACTTGTGAACtcagaaatttttattaatatgatttccACAATCAAAGGTAGGAAGGATGGGTAGTTATGTTTGAAAATTGGAGCAACATTGGAATTTTTGTGTCGATAGATTCCAAGTGGGGTGAGCAGGTGGATATTGTCCTAGTGGTACCACCAGAGACAGCTAAAATGGTTAATATGTTCATGCGAGCATCCCAGTGAGAACCCTCCATGGTCGTAGGTGTTCAAGTCATAGTTACTTTGTCAAGAAATTTAATGATTGTTTTAAAGAAAGTAATTACCATTTACGTAAGACTTTTGTAATGTTAAAACATTAATTTGAGAAGAACTTGGTCTAGTGTTATACATAGAGCATTCTATCATGCAAATGGTTCTCTCCCCACTTCATTTGAGAATCTCCATAACTAAATTGAGAGAGGAATCAACAGGGTTGGGTCCAAACTCTTGCTCAAAGAAACAACCATTTCCCCCCGTTATGGTAGAGTAACCCCTAACTCGCATATAACAGAAAGTGAGCTGATCCAAAGTAGTGTTAGAACGGTGACGGTGACGATTAACCACATGACTGAAATCTTGGAACCACTCGCAGTGTGTCAAAAGAAGTCGTTCGGTTTCTCTTCCAAAGATCGTACTTGTTGAGAAAGATTGGATGAGTGTGATTTCAAAGAGTTTTCTTGGTGAGTAACATCTTCTGGTTCTGTCTTTTGTAATCCGGTCACAGTCGCTTATCAAAACAACAATTACAGCCACCTCAAACGTTTTCAAAATGATCCATCAAGTTTTAATTTCACTGAGGCTTGTAGAAGGTAATCCTATTAACTGGTACctgaaaaatacattaaaagtaTCTATAAATATTATGGAACTGACAGGGAGTCAGATTAGACTTACCATAACAAAGAATCATGGTGGTCGAAAGGATCAAGATCCTCTCTAGACTATACccaaaaacagaaaaatcaATGCTTGAGTAACTGACCCATTCGTTCTTAAGACTGAATTAGAGAGTTCGTCACAATGCTGAGGTTTTCAAACTTAATTTTCCAAGGAAAATAACTGAGGAATTAAATAGTTCATGCTTATGGCACTCCGTTACCAATATATTCACAGCTAGAAAATGCGTATTGCAGAAGAATATATGATGGCTTACATTAATTCTTCATTTAGTCCTCCTTTGTCCTTTCTGCTAAAATAGCCAAAACTGGATCTGAACTTTCTGCATCACAAATACAAAATCACCGGAACATAAATCAGTGCAAGCTTTGATAAACTAAAACCCACGTAAATCCATGGTCTAGTTTTAAAGAGAAACGTAAATTCAagtttctttaaaataaaaagaaacgtACGTAAATTCAAGTTTTGGAGTCATTGAAACCACTATGAAGCAAAACGTACGTAAATTCAAGTTTCCACTAATTAATTGATTTAGGAATCTCCCAAGCAAAAAAGTAATCAACTAACCTTCTTATAAGACGGGATCTATCTCTTAACTTCCTGCAGGGCGAGATACCGGTGCGCTTGGCAGGTTTATAACTCCACAAACTCTACCTCAACGGTCAGTTGGGTCATCCGACTACACAGCTCTATCTGGGTTTGCAGAGAATGACTTCGCTCATTGAGGTTGACCTGCGAGTATACACTTTCTTACGTCCAATACCTGATCTTTGTGGTTTACACCATAACCTAGCCATCACCACCAAATCAATCTCCAATTATAAGAAGAGTAGGAAAGAGGTGAATAAGGAAGTGATAAGGTACCTCTTTGGAATGGTGGACACTTGAGGTAAACTTGACGAAGAAGAGAACAGTCCTTGCCGCTTGAACAatgtcaatagtaaacaaaaacTTCAACAACCATCTAGCTCAATCCGGattctaaaaaaattcaatataaaatatagctGATGGTGATTAAGTACTTGCCTCgtctatctttttattttagctTTCTGCATTTGCCCACTTCTACAGTCGCATACTCATATCAAAAGGTTCCAGCCACTTTTTTCAGACTCCATGAGATGATATAGTTCTTTGATCAAACAGATTAGGCTGCTgataaaacaaatatgaaagcaacaaaaacatataatcactGTGTataatctcatttaataagcgagatttttttaaaggaaaCTATTACAAAATAAGCAATCCTCCTCAGATCTAAAAGATGGATGAAGAAGATTTTGGATACACAACACAGATCCAATCTTTTTTACCTTATGTTTACTCTGCTTTCCAGTACCGGCCTCTCAAATCTGTGCAATGAGATTGTTTGGTGTTTCAATTCTGCTTCTTTTGACTGCAAAATAAGATGTGAAAGTCTTCAATGTAAGTCCATAGAAATTGAAACCAACCACGAACTTCAAGTGCAATCAGGATGCATAATCAACTTAGCAAAAACAAAACCATGTAATTCAACatttgaagaaaagaaaggcAAAATTTTGAACTGTC
It encodes the following:
- the LOC125608962 gene encoding putative pentatricopeptide repeat-containing protein At3g18840 is translated as MNSVKHGFLHHTRSIKAGLALTTVSSNHLVNIYSRNGLLQEARKVFDEMPERNVYSWNAMISAYVKSNDLKEANKLFRTVISKRDLVTYNTLLSGFAKADGCESEAIEMFGEMQRKEEDGVWIDDFTLTIMLKLSAKLTNAFYGEQLHGVMVKTGNDASKFAVSSLVHMYSKCGKFKEVCSVFDGSCVEVIDGVAKNAMVAAYCREGDIDRALSIFWRNPEMNNTVSWNTLIWGYAENGFDEEALKIAVSMEESGLKWDEHTTAAVLNVVSSLKSLKIGKEVHGRVVKIGSYSNKFISNGIVDVYCKCGDMKYAESVHLLYGFGDLYSTSSMIVGYSSQGKMVEAKRLFDSFSEKNLVVWSAMFLGYLKVCQPDYVLELAREFIAKENKVTDSSVMVSILGACSLQASIEPGKEIHGHSLRTRILMDKKLVTAFVDMYSKCGNVEYAAKVFDSSFERDTVMYNAMISGYAHHGHDENSFQLFEDMTEAGLKPDEITFIALLSACRHRGLVLEGEKYFKSMTEVCNISPEVGHYTCMIDLYGKTNRLDEAIELMKGIDESEEDAVILGAFLNACNLNKSTELVKEVEEKLLDIDGCNGSRYIHLANSYASSGRWDEMRQIRNRMRGKELGKFYGCSWAYIDNQLHMFRSSDSSHFRTEAIYSMLHFVTKDSTEMIA
- the LOC125608963 gene encoding probable 1-acyl-sn-glycerol-3-phosphate acyltransferase 5, which produces MEKKLKNSNNLSLIRMLRGIICLMVLVSTAFMMLIFWGFLSAVVMRLFSLHYSRKCVYFFFGSWLALWPFLFEKINRTKVIFSGDKVPCESRVLLIANHRTEVDWMYFWDLALRKGQIGNMKYVLKSSLMKLPLFGWAFHLFEFIPVERKWKVDEANLRQMVSSFKDPRDGLWLGLFPEGTDYTEAKCERSKKFAAENGLPELNNVLLPKTKGFVSCLEELDSSLDAVYDVTIGYKTRCPSFLDNVYGTEPSEVHIHIRRISQNQIPNEEKEINAWLMNTFQIKDQLLSEFYSRGHFPNEGTEKEFSTIKQLINCLAVIVFTIICTHLTFFSSMIWFKIYVSLVCAYLTYATHFNLRPAPLVETAKKSFYSKKLNF